One window of the Lytechinus pictus isolate F3 Inbred chromosome 5, Lp3.0, whole genome shotgun sequence genome contains the following:
- the LOC135154191 gene encoding uncharacterized protein LOC135154191: protein MDQRVKREGMFEMSQYQNGTRRRRLQGVVMDQGETRDKKVTERGKKDNILIELTQELEEESQREGEMEKEEQGMIMRGSDDDDDDGNDDSDDRNVEAGGKEDDSEVETADDGDDDEGNNDGENDEDDGDSTEIVRAFSPALEW, encoded by the exons ATGGATCAGCGGGTTAAGAGAGAAGGGATGTTCGAGATGAGTCAGTATCAGAACGGTACAAGAAGGAGGCGTCTTCAGGGGGTGGTGATGGATCAGGGGGAGACTCGAGACAAGAAGGTGACAGAACGGGGTAAGAAGGATAACATTCTGATTGAGTTGACACAGGAGCTGGAGGAGGAGAGTCAGAGAGAAGGTGAGATGGAGAAAGAGGAGCAGGGGATGATAATGAGGGGGAG tgatgatgatgacgatgatggcaatgatgacaGCGATGACAGAAATGTTGAGGCCGGTGGCAAAGAAGATGACAGCGAAGTTGAAACTGCTGACGacggcgatgatgatgaaggaaaCAATGATGGTGAAaacgatgaagatgatggagaCTCAACGGAGATTGTAAGGGCGTTCAGTCCAGCACTTGAGTGGTGA